Proteins encoded by one window of Primulina huaijiensis isolate GDHJ02 chromosome 1, ASM1229523v2, whole genome shotgun sequence:
- the LOC140974741 gene encoding protein PLASTID MOVEMENT IMPAIRED 2-like: MEGVKLDDTKIGSVKAAISSFGERVFQDNTKTQKSQENYSKASTKTPDWLGESRKFTDEAESELFAARKTVKDLTKRIEESNSRRKTDIRAFRKLNEKKTSYSESSQYDKVVEDLRLIKLERKKLKLDMGSVMEEKRRAEKEKDKSLSKIQSCSSLFEELEWKIEEINEEQVLVELAKMEAIKELIEIQDWRRENSERFAAEMEENSNKQSDLIQEIEDAKGLQTELAIALLDINILESELQRFKEMEEEVEKKVAKDRADTDLDEDENSDLICLLDSAKKEVEDTKKALISIKEESFLLMTSMDIIREERKYVADEMAHAKYKEEKVNVVIQNLNSKLLRAKAELESTSAAEETAKSILSNLIGKLEQLKPEAESAKKELRRIRNEARIIKEEIQKAETNIVSSEENFQVSMHELQAAKESECIALENLKEFIENTLRSRASTSHRSTTITISKLEYEYLIDHAAGAKEIADKKIAASQAWTEALKASEKEILIKIELLEREARKQRLEEEQEASEIELIIKENEVIADEFENWRQNIRAKKLRPELISIPSKSMNRSVRLARSVSRKGTNRGVKMAPGKRGKARGSSPPAFHETPRSTLFAVRKKRKVLPNLAKFFRKSFEKNLL; this comes from the exons ATGGAAGGAGTCAAGCTGGATGATACCAAAATTGGTTCGGTTAAAGCGGCCATTAGTTCCTTCGGGGAGAGGGTTTTTCAAGACAATACTAAAACGCAGAAATCCCAGGAAAATTATTCCAAG GCATCTACTAAAACGCCGGACTGGTTGGGGGAGAGCAGGAAATTTACAGATGAGGCAGAGTCGGAGCTTTTTGCTGCTAGAAAGACAGTAAAAGATTTAACTAAAAGAATTGAAGAATCGAATTCAAGAAGAAAAACTGACATTCGGGCTTTCCGTAAGCTCAATGAGAAGAAAACGAGTTACTCCGAAAGTTCTCAGTACGACAAAGTGGTGGAAGACTTGAGATTGATAAAACTCGAACGGAAAAAGCTTAAGCTGGATATGGGTTCAGTTATGGAAGAGAAGAGAAGGGCTgagaaagaaaaagacaaatcCTTGTCGAAGATACAGTCTTGCTCGAGTTTATTCGAAGAACTTGAGTGGAAGATTGAGGAGATAAATGAAGAGCAAGTACTTGTCGAGTTAGCTAAAATGGAGGCCATTAAAGAATTAATAGAAATACAGGATTGGAGAAGAGAAAACAGTGAAAGGTTTGCCGCTGAAATGGAGGAAAATTCAAATAAACAGAGTGATTTGATTCAAGAAATCGAAGATGCGAAAGGGCTGCAAACAGAACTGGCTATAGCACTGTTGGACATTAATATCTTAGAAAGTGAACTCCAGAGATTTAAGGAAATGGAAGAGGAAGTGGAGAAAAAAGTAGCCAAAGATCGAGCTGACACCGATTTGGATGAAGACGAAAACTCAGATCTTATATGCTTATTAGATTCTGCAAAGAAAGAAGTGGAGGATACAAAAAAGGCACTGATTTCTATTAAAGAAGAAAGCTTTCTGCTCATGACATCCATGGATATCATCCGGGAGGAGCGTAAATACGTCGCCGATGAAATGGCACATGCAAAATACAAAGAAGAAAAGGTAAATGTGGTTATTCAGAATCTGAATTCAAAGCTTCTGAGAGCTAAAGCTGAGCTGGAATCAACATCAGCAGCCGAAGAAACAGCTAAATCGATCTTGTCAAATCTGATTGGGAAGCTCGAACAGCTGAAACCCGAAGCCGAATCAGCGAAAAAAGAACTCCGTAGGATTCGAAACGAAGCAAGAATTATCAAAGAAGAAATCCAGAAAGCCGAAACTAATATAGTTTCATCGGAGGAAAATTTCCAAGTTTCAATGCACGAACTTCAAGCAGCTAAAGAATCAGAATGCATAGCCCTGGAGAATCTAAAAGAATTCATAGAAAATACATTGAGAAGTCGAGCTTCAACATCTCATCGAAGCACAACGATCACTATTTCGAAGCTCGAATATGAATACCTGATAGACCACGCAGCAGGAGCCAAGGAAATTGCTGACAAGAAAATTGCGGCATCCCAGGCCTGGACTGAAGCTTTGAAAGCAAGTGAAAAGGAAATACTGATAAAAATCGAACTCCTGGAAAGAGAAGCAAGAAAGCAGAGACTGGAGGAAGAGCAGGAAGCTTCTGAAATTGAGCTAATAATTAAGGAAAATGAAGTGATTGCCGATGAATTTGAAAACTGGAGGCAGAATATACGGGCGAAAAAGTTGCGGCCCGAGTTGATTTCGATTCCGAGTAAGTCCATGAACAGAAGTGTAAGGTTGGCGCGTTCAGTTTCAAGGAAAGGCACTAACAGGGGTGTCAAAATGGCGCCTGGAAAACGAGGAAAGGCGAGAGGATCTTCTCCTCCTGCATTTCACGAAACTCCAAGATCTACTCTTTTCGCAGTGAGGAAGAAGAGAAAGGTGTTGCCGAATTTGGCCAAGTTCTTCAGAAAGAGTTTCGAGAAAAATCTTTTATAA
- the LOC140974730 gene encoding LOW QUALITY PROTEIN: putative lipid phosphate phosphatase 3, chloroplastic (The sequence of the model RefSeq protein was modified relative to this genomic sequence to represent the inferred CDS: deleted 1 base in 1 codon) → MFSSVPGLNEGRDNHLGTQTLQSHGLSVAKTHMHDWMILILLGVILVVLKLINPFYRFVGEDMMSDLRYPLKSNTVPTWIVPIYSILLPIVVFLLFYFRRRDVYDLHHATLGLLFSILITAVLTDAIKNAVGRRPRPDFFWRCFPDGKDAYDRWGNVVCHGDERVIREGHKSFPSGHTSRSFSGLGFLSLYLSGKIKVFDGSGHISKLCLVLLPLFIASLVGISRVGDYWHHWQDVFAGGLLGFVVTILCYLQFFPPPYHVNGWKTHTPIQALKDLPANANKEQPSGSEIEIDTESGRR, encoded by the exons ATGTTTTCGTCGGTCCCAG GGTTAAATGAGGGACGTGACAACCACCTCGGAACACAGACTCTCCAGTCTCATGGACTCTCCGTGGCAAAGACTCACATGCACGACTGGATGATACTAATACTGCTCGGGGTGATTTTGGTTGTTCTAAAATTGATAAATCCTTTCTATCGGTTTGTTGGGGAAGATATGATGTCTGATCTCAGGTATCCATTGAAGAGCAATACTGTGCCGACATGGATTGTGCCT ATATATTCTATCCTGTTGCCGATTGTGGTGTTTCTGCTCTTCTATTTTCGTCGAAGAGACGTGTACGATCTTCATCATGCCACTCTAG GCCTTCTATTTTCCATCCTCATAACGGCGGTCCTTACTGATGCTATAAAAAATGCGGTTGGACGC CGCCCACGGCCTGACTTTTTCTGGCGATGTTTTCCAGATGGAAAGGAT GCTTATGATCGATGGGGAAATGTCGTTTGCCATGGTGATGAACGTGTTATAAGGGAAGGGCATAAGAGTTTCCCCAGTGGGCATACTTCTA GGTCTTTTTCTGGGCTGGGATTCTTATCCCTGTATTTATCTGGGAAGATAAAGGTGTTTGATGGAAGCGGGCACATTTCAAAACTCTGTCTGGTTCTTCTGCCTCTATTCATTGCATCTCTAGTAGGCATTTCTCGTGTGGGTGACTATTGGCATCACTGGCAAGATGTGTTTGCAGGAGGTCTACTAG GTTTCGTAGTGACCATACTTTGTTATCTGCAGTTCTTCCCCCCTCCATATCATGTCAATG GTTGGAAGACACATACACCTATTCAAGCGCTAAAGGATTTGCCAGCAAATGCAAACAAGGAGCAGCCCTCTGGGAGCGAGATTGA